The Micromonospora sp. M71_S20 genome has a window encoding:
- a CDS encoding RHS repeat-associated core domain-containing protein has translation MAGHRGLRLLTRPGRVVATVAAASLVAGLLTGSPVSAKPKDAEVAKPPPTSPGQSVKGVKPLPTRFVKPSDDAATTYRPSRTTWPKAASAQVELAAPQALSASSVKARAAGTPVWAQSVAARDGKHTGPGRLTVTVADRKATEAAGVDGVLLSVVPDRASGAVRVGVDYAGFAEAFGGNYGSRLRLVRLPECALTTPELAACRTGEPLSSTNDAAARTVSAEVPMASSGTSARMVLAAVAGAGDEGGKGGTYAATDLKPSGSWTGGGSTGSFTYSYPLTVPPAASDLVPTVALSYDSGSVDGQTASTNAQSSWVGDGWSTPRSYVEQTFASCMDDPGGSASPVKTYDRCYDGPILTLSLNGSSTSLVWDSAKSVWKPESDNGEVVTRVTNSNNGSGTYNTDYWRVTLRGGTVYEFGRNRLPGWTSNKAETKSVDHSPVYSPHSGDPCYNSAGFSSSVCTMAYRWNLDYVKDVHGNAMAYYYKQDTNHYGRNKGATDVSYVRDSYLARIDYGFTDGNAYGTVPNQVVFNTGDRCLAGTCQPLNSTNKANWPDVPFDLICASGTDCDNWSPSFFSTVRLTSIETRQYNVGTSTHEKVDSYALTHTMPLTGDGTSPTLWLSSVARTGHDTSAGGSTEPITLPTVSFTGIKLANRVDTAGGLPNFYRQRIHTVTTETGSVISPSYELPVPCTAPVTTAPASNMKSCYPVYWTPDGYTAPHLDWFHKYAVTRVTSTDPTGGAPALSTSYSYLSGAAWHYDENEVVKAKYRTYGQFRGYAKVRTFNGDGTNDRRTQSETAYYRGMSKNNNTTVVNLTDSAGGTHEDVDELAGKELETTQYLGENGRIDSSTITSYWVSGATATRSRTGLSALTAQWVAPLKTYTRQAVTSGGVLAWRYTASDNSYDASISSATFGELKHTYTYTVPVDAAYNQCTSYTYAPVNAGKNLVGLVSQTETVSVACGGFTQGTPASEPGGVNTLTAPGTVSRPAQVVKVERNFYDDPTFAATFPQATAPTEGNVTMTQLAKDHSSGAYTWQTDEKTVYDSFGRVTGSIDAGGNQTTSGFTMNSVNLVTGMSTTNALNQTSSTTVNPRRGSILTTTDANNVVSRQQYDALGRSTSVWLHNRATSSAANHKFTYTVSNTGVTAVTSQKLNKNSNYQTSVTIYDALLRSRQTQAVTPQGGRMITDTFYDTRGWTRASYNGWWDNATTPTVSTPVSAADLGKQVPNQTFTTYDGLGRAVITTAAKNGVTVSTTTTVHGGDRTTVVPPAGGVVAATVTDGIGRKKELHEYSARPTVTTPTDTFTGNFTVTGGTATVSKYGYDSHGNQSTLTDADNNVWTSTYNLLGQVVAKSDPDAGDSSMAYDANGNLVESTDGRNKTLSFTYDALDRKTGEYAATVANQSATNQRAAWIYDNSNAVAGVTNAVGKLTTTIAYRGGQAYTSQQKAFDVFGNSLGQTVTIPGAEGDLGGSYVFGHTYEPVVGLPLSDTYPAKGSLPAETVFRGYIGVLDLPSSLNGLGGYAKEVSYDAWGRVNQQKIGSATSFAAVTNTYDTHTSRLTNQLVTRSTATPTNVDEQEYTYDLAGNITRKTSKRLGAATPAETQCYGYDGLARLTEAWTATDACAVTPTLTNKAMVGNAIAGSAYWTSWTVDAIGNRTEQVEHNLGSGSDTKTTYIYDGNGQNKPHTLTSTSTTGGATGSTSYTYDAAGNTTGRNAAQGNQALTWDDAGKLTGVTGGTSGNNTFVYDADGNLLLQKEPGKTTLYLPGQQLTLNTSTNTIDGDRYYSLPGGGSCIRSGSGTAYTFAIADHQGTPSLYLDNTAQNPTWRQYTPYGAARGAAVTGPDNRGFLNKPMSPTGLTIVGARAYDPAIGRFASVDPLQDTGQPQQWNGYSYANNTPVTSSDPTGMIPDDCRHFDCYGYDPRPLKDGDGRGAGGCPGGCGTKKNKDWGKKNNKSSTKPRLNRGRGGARERVTKTDNASLILALIQKQRAFLKYAAATAARPTPAPAPGPAVPDPGGYDPWCDQNPGKCGGWQFSHHTEWDTSKWHDSWWNRFGLNKWLLSGAMGGLKGCGGCVGAAFVLGSIKERSFQYRTRERVERRWVGGRESGRWEYRSTETEEQIRERWVFEANSKNGFAVVTDWKEDNTYYQGS, from the coding sequence ATGGCCGGGCACAGGGGCTTACGCCTGCTGACTCGTCCCGGACGCGTGGTCGCGACGGTCGCGGCGGCGTCTTTGGTGGCGGGGTTGTTGACGGGTTCGCCGGTATCGGCGAAACCCAAGGACGCTGAGGTGGCGAAGCCTCCGCCGACGTCGCCGGGACAGTCGGTCAAGGGCGTGAAGCCCTTGCCGACGCGGTTCGTGAAGCCGTCCGACGACGCCGCCACGACGTACCGCCCGTCGCGGACGACGTGGCCGAAGGCCGCCTCGGCGCAGGTGGAGCTGGCGGCACCGCAGGCGCTTTCGGCGTCGTCGGTCAAGGCGCGGGCGGCGGGTACCCCGGTGTGGGCGCAGTCGGTCGCGGCCAGGGACGGCAAGCACACCGGGCCAGGCCGGCTGACGGTCACCGTGGCCGACCGGAAGGCCACCGAGGCGGCCGGCGTCGACGGCGTGCTGCTGTCCGTGGTTCCGGACCGGGCGTCGGGCGCGGTGCGGGTCGGCGTCGACTACGCCGGGTTCGCGGAGGCGTTCGGCGGCAACTACGGATCCCGGCTCCGGCTGGTACGGCTGCCCGAGTGCGCGCTGACCACCCCGGAACTGGCCGCCTGCCGCACGGGCGAGCCGCTGTCGTCGACCAACGACGCGGCGGCCAGGACGGTCTCGGCGGAGGTGCCGATGGCCTCCTCCGGTACGAGCGCGCGCATGGTGCTCGCGGCGGTGGCCGGGGCCGGTGACGAGGGCGGCAAGGGTGGCACGTACGCCGCGACCGACCTGAAGCCGTCGGGTTCCTGGACTGGCGGCGGCAGCACCGGATCGTTCACGTACTCGTATCCCCTGACGGTTCCCCCGGCGGCGTCGGACCTGGTGCCGACCGTCGCCCTGTCCTACGACTCGGGCAGCGTCGACGGCCAGACGGCCTCCACCAACGCGCAGTCCTCGTGGGTGGGCGACGGCTGGTCCACGCCCCGTTCGTACGTCGAGCAGACCTTCGCGTCCTGCATGGACGACCCGGGCGGCAGCGCCTCGCCGGTCAAGACCTACGACCGCTGCTACGACGGGCCGATCCTGACCCTGTCGTTGAACGGTTCCTCGACGTCGCTGGTGTGGGACTCGGCCAAGAGCGTATGGAAGCCGGAGTCGGACAACGGTGAGGTCGTCACCCGCGTGACGAACTCGAACAACGGCAGCGGCACCTACAACACCGACTACTGGCGGGTGACCCTGCGCGGCGGCACCGTCTACGAGTTCGGCCGCAACCGGCTGCCGGGCTGGACGTCGAACAAGGCGGAAACGAAGTCGGTCGACCACAGTCCGGTGTACTCCCCGCACTCGGGAGACCCCTGCTACAACTCGGCCGGCTTCTCCTCGTCGGTCTGCACGATGGCCTACCGGTGGAACCTGGACTACGTCAAGGACGTCCACGGCAACGCCATGGCCTACTACTACAAGCAGGACACCAACCACTACGGCCGCAACAAGGGTGCCACCGACGTGTCCTACGTCCGGGACAGCTACCTGGCGCGGATCGACTACGGGTTCACCGACGGCAACGCCTACGGCACGGTGCCGAACCAGGTTGTGTTCAACACCGGCGACCGGTGTCTGGCCGGCACCTGCCAGCCGCTGAACTCGACGAACAAGGCGAACTGGCCGGACGTGCCGTTCGACCTGATCTGCGCCTCCGGCACCGACTGCGACAACTGGAGCCCGTCGTTCTTCTCCACTGTCCGGCTGACGTCGATCGAGACGCGGCAGTACAACGTCGGCACCTCGACCCACGAGAAGGTCGACTCGTACGCCCTCACCCACACGATGCCGCTCACCGGCGATGGGACGTCGCCGACGCTGTGGCTGTCGTCGGTTGCCCGGACCGGCCACGACACCAGCGCGGGCGGCTCGACCGAGCCGATCACCCTGCCGACGGTGTCGTTCACCGGCATCAAGCTGGCCAACCGGGTCGACACCGCCGGTGGTCTGCCGAACTTCTACCGGCAGCGCATCCACACGGTGACGACTGAGACCGGCTCGGTCATCTCACCCAGCTACGAACTGCCGGTGCCCTGTACCGCGCCGGTCACCACCGCACCGGCCAGCAACATGAAGTCGTGCTACCCGGTGTACTGGACCCCGGACGGCTACACGGCCCCGCACCTGGACTGGTTCCACAAGTACGCCGTCACCCGGGTCACCTCCACCGACCCGACCGGCGGGGCGCCGGCCCTGTCGACCAGCTACAGCTACCTCAGCGGCGCGGCCTGGCACTACGACGAGAACGAGGTCGTCAAGGCCAAGTACCGCACCTACGGGCAGTTCCGCGGCTACGCCAAGGTCCGCACCTTCAACGGTGACGGGACCAACGACCGCCGGACCCAGTCCGAGACCGCCTACTACCGTGGCATGAGCAAGAACAACAACACCACGGTGGTCAACCTGACCGACTCCGCCGGCGGCACCCACGAGGACGTCGACGAACTCGCCGGCAAGGAACTGGAGACCACGCAGTACCTCGGCGAGAACGGCCGAATCGACTCGTCGACCATCACCTCGTACTGGGTGTCGGGGGCCACTGCGACCCGTAGCCGTACTGGGCTGTCGGCGCTGACGGCGCAGTGGGTCGCGCCGCTGAAGACGTACACCCGTCAGGCGGTGACCAGTGGCGGCGTGCTCGCCTGGCGGTACACCGCCAGCGACAACAGCTATGACGCGAGCATCTCCAGCGCCACCTTCGGCGAGCTGAAGCACACCTATACCTACACGGTCCCGGTGGACGCCGCCTACAACCAGTGCACCAGCTACACCTACGCCCCGGTCAACGCGGGCAAGAATCTGGTCGGGCTGGTCAGCCAGACCGAGACGGTCTCGGTGGCCTGTGGCGGGTTCACTCAGGGGACTCCCGCCTCGGAGCCGGGCGGCGTGAACACGCTGACCGCCCCGGGAACGGTGAGCCGGCCGGCACAGGTCGTGAAGGTCGAACGCAACTTCTACGACGACCCGACCTTCGCCGCCACCTTCCCGCAGGCGACCGCCCCCACCGAGGGCAACGTCACGATGACCCAGCTCGCCAAGGACCACAGCTCCGGCGCCTACACCTGGCAGACCGACGAGAAGACGGTCTACGACTCCTTCGGCCGGGTGACCGGCTCCATCGACGCCGGAGGAAACCAGACCACCAGCGGGTTCACCATGAACAGCGTCAACCTGGTGACCGGCATGTCGACGACGAATGCGCTGAACCAGACCTCGTCGACCACGGTGAACCCGAGACGCGGCAGCATCCTCACCACCACCGACGCGAACAACGTGGTAAGCCGTCAGCAGTACGACGCGCTGGGGCGCAGCACTTCCGTGTGGCTGCACAACCGCGCGACCAGCAGCGCTGCCAATCACAAGTTCACCTACACCGTCTCGAATACGGGCGTCACGGCGGTGACGAGCCAAAAGCTGAACAAGAACAGCAACTACCAGACGTCGGTCACCATCTACGACGCGCTGTTGCGTAGCCGGCAGACCCAGGCGGTCACGCCACAGGGCGGCCGGATGATCACCGACACGTTCTACGACACCCGCGGCTGGACGAGGGCGTCGTACAACGGCTGGTGGGACAACGCGACCACGCCGACGGTGAGCACTCCGGTCTCGGCGGCGGACCTGGGCAAGCAGGTGCCCAACCAGACCTTCACGACGTACGACGGCCTCGGCCGCGCCGTCATCACCACTGCGGCCAAGAACGGCGTGACGGTCTCGACCACCACGACGGTGCACGGCGGCGACCGCACCACGGTCGTGCCGCCGGCCGGCGGAGTCGTCGCGGCGACCGTCACCGACGGGATCGGCCGCAAGAAGGAGTTGCACGAGTACAGCGCGCGTCCAACCGTGACCACCCCGACCGACACGTTCACCGGTAACTTCACGGTGACCGGCGGCACCGCCACGGTCAGCAAGTACGGTTACGACAGCCACGGCAACCAGTCCACGCTCACCGACGCCGACAACAACGTGTGGACCTCGACCTACAACCTGCTCGGCCAGGTCGTGGCGAAGTCCGACCCGGACGCCGGCGACAGCAGCATGGCCTACGACGCCAACGGCAATCTTGTCGAGTCCACCGACGGCCGCAACAAGACCCTGTCGTTCACCTACGACGCCCTCGACCGCAAGACCGGCGAGTACGCTGCCACGGTGGCCAACCAGTCGGCGACGAACCAGCGCGCCGCGTGGATCTACGACAACAGCAACGCCGTCGCCGGGGTCACCAACGCCGTCGGCAAGCTCACCACCACCATCGCCTACCGTGGCGGACAGGCGTACACCAGTCAGCAGAAGGCGTTCGACGTCTTCGGCAACAGCCTCGGGCAGACGGTCACCATTCCCGGCGCCGAAGGCGACCTCGGTGGTTCCTACGTCTTCGGGCACACTTACGAGCCGGTAGTGGGCCTGCCGCTGAGCGACACCTACCCGGCGAAGGGCAGCCTGCCCGCCGAGACCGTGTTCCGCGGCTACATCGGCGTGCTGGACCTGCCCAGTTCCCTCAACGGTCTGGGAGGCTACGCCAAGGAGGTCAGCTACGACGCGTGGGGCCGGGTCAACCAGCAGAAGATCGGCTCCGCCACCAGCTTCGCTGCCGTCACCAACACCTACGACACGCACACCAGCCGGCTGACCAACCAGCTCGTCACCCGCTCCACGGCGACTCCGACCAACGTCGACGAGCAGGAGTACACGTACGACCTTGCCGGCAACATCACCCGCAAGACCAGCAAGCGCCTCGGGGCCGCCACGCCGGCGGAGACGCAGTGCTACGGCTACGACGGTCTGGCCCGGCTTACCGAGGCTTGGACCGCCACCGACGCCTGCGCGGTCACCCCCACCCTCACCAACAAGGCCATGGTCGGCAACGCCATCGCCGGCAGCGCCTACTGGACCAGTTGGACGGTCGACGCGATCGGCAACCGCACCGAGCAGGTCGAGCACAACCTCGGCAGCGGCAGCGACACCAAGACCACCTACATCTACGACGGCAACGGCCAGAACAAGCCCCACACCCTCACCTCGACCAGCACGACCGGTGGGGCGACCGGCTCCACGTCCTACACGTACGACGCCGCAGGCAACACCACCGGCCGCAACGCCGCCCAGGGCAACCAGGCCCTCACCTGGGACGACGCCGGCAAGCTGACCGGGGTCACCGGCGGCACCAGCGGCAACAACACCTTCGTGTACGACGCCGACGGCAACCTGCTGCTCCAGAAGGAACCGGGCAAGACCACCCTGTACCTACCCGGGCAGCAGTTGACGCTCAACACCAGCACCAACACGATCGACGGGGACCGCTACTACAGCCTCCCCGGTGGTGGCAGCTGTATTCGCTCGGGCAGCGGTACGGCGTACACCTTCGCCATCGCCGACCACCAGGGCACCCCGTCGCTCTACCTCGACAACACGGCCCAGAACCCGACGTGGAGGCAGTACACGCCTTACGGCGCGGCTCGCGGAGCAGCGGTCACCGGACCCGACAACCGGGGCTTCCTGAACAAGCCGATGAGCCCGACCGGACTCACCATCGTCGGCGCCCGCGCCTACGACCCGGCCATTGGCCGCTTCGCCTCCGTCGACCCGCTACAGGACACCGGCCAACCCCAGCAGTGGAACGGCTACTCGTACGCCAACAACACGCCGGTTACCTCCAGCGACCCGACCGGCATGATCCCGGACGACTGCCGTCACTTCGACTGCTACGGGTACGATCCTCGGCCGCTCAAGGACGGCGACGGTCGTGGCGCTGGCGGTTGCCCTGGGGGTTGCGGTACCAAGAAAAACAAGGACTGGGGCAAGAAGAATAATAAGTCCAGCACGAAGCCCCGGTTGAACCGGGGCAGAGGAGGTGCTCGGGAGAGGGTTACGAAGACAGACAACGCCAGTCTCATCCTCGCGCTGATTCAAAAGCAGCGCGCTTTTCTGAAATATGCCGCGGCGACGGCGGCGCGACCGACGCCAGCGCCGGCTCCCGGACCGGCAGTGCCCGACCCGGGCGGTTACGACCCCTGGTGCGACCAGAATCCGGGGAAGTGCGGCGGTTGGCAATTTTCGCACCACACCGAGTGGGACACGAGTAAATGGCATGACTCTTGGTGGAACCGGTTCGGGCTGAATAAGTGGCTTCTCTCGGGTGCCATGGGCGGGCTGAAGGGATGCGGTGGATGTGTCGGTGCAGCATTCGTCCTCGGCTCGATCAAGGAGCGCTCCTTCCAGTATCGTACGCGCGAGAGGGTCGAGCGCCGCTGGGTGGGCGGACGCGAGAGTGGTCGCTGGGAGTACCGTTCGACAGAAACTGAGGAGCAGATTCGGGAACGTTGGGTCTTTGAAGCAAACAGTAAAAACGGATTTGCTGTCGTCACGGATTGGAAAGAGGATAATACCTATTACCAAGGCAGCTAA
- a CDS encoding FG-GAP-like repeat-containing protein, whose product MAEARRTGKPVEATAAGTPTATLTARPNGVVALTQTAVPTRTRVDGQWKTLDPTLVRQPDGSITAAVTTNPIRLSPGGTGPLARMSSGTRALAVTAPMALPAPTLSGSTATYPEVLAGVDLTVTVTAEGGFSHVFVVKNRRAAANPMLAALDLTTKGENVTLAADAAGNITGRDRHGTTVLTAPAPTMWDSAANGAAGPSPRRATRSSPAAPGRAAETARIGVKIAPGKLTLTPDRGLLTDPKTVYPVFIDPTFNWASYGAGKGGWATISHQHPSSNYWKNTPDPNDRMQVGNSGVQRSNTLINFPVPHATLTGATINSALFKITNTLSWNCTARTVNVYAPATVLASGNATWNYWEGQSKGPLAASESFAYGYSGCAAKAVSFDVTGQIRADVTAKKGTRTLWMIAASEASDTHSWKEFLETSPTLTIEYNHKPNTPTGLNTSPKTTCAGGSTVGDSSVSLYAPVSDRNGGTLGVTFKLWKTSDASQTALASSDPNLLTYASGSTAVLVVPVATLRTAANGALTQFSWKAQATDFRTPSDWSATCTFQFDPTRPGAPNVPEVPDGSTTIGQPFTVDITKADGTNPSGYVYQLNAGPPVDASTTDGTATITITPSRFTNTLTVTSVSAGGNIGDSKSVTFNSAPASTARDADLTGDGAADLVTVGATHGLPPGLWLAPTDSEQSALTGINIGARGNGVTEDNSPADFNGAQAITGHFTGTGLQDVLIYYPATGNGGVLRANGDGSVIQAQQSGNQFSVSGDLLAEDGVLPRQLANAGDIRGAATGIPELIGISGNTTTGHHLTYYSNFYAPALYANPQPIDQTTPTGGTDWDNWTIATAQLTDSTAMFLWNRTTGALHLWTDLAFDGNNMLTFTPHKLSDTWNPGADLTLRAADIDGSGTPDLWTVGTGASTTAWFVSALAPGAAGAAGTGTITGQASRVLITADHVWQLNDAGAGPVTTARDTAGTLHATGNAGVTWKTGDAFDPDAVFNGTTGTLTTPTPAVNTTTSFTLSAWVKPSALGGTVLSQNGTNTAGFRLYTDASDKSWRFAMPRTDVAAPTWDTASAGVNSARVGVWTQVTVNFQKPSNLLTIYLNGANLGRIGHSTVWNASGGLRIGSHKTAASSYGGWFAGELAFVQTWNEAWSVAPAPTARHANIVATKTDGSLWYYQHTGAPSQPYGYGNLIGSGWTMFDRVMTGDLNNDTYPDIVATKPDGTLWYYGNTANLYPGQPYGYGRKVAAGWENLPKTTAGDVNGDGYADMISMRTDGKLIWHHNRWATNSDAPFYGTGVEIGANWTVFNRIMAGDVNGDGFADMIATKSDGTLWYYQNAYATNPSWPFSGGVQIGTGWNGYTRIVPGDVSGDGHVDLIATKSDGTLWYFGNNINTSSNGNPYGSGRLIGTGWNAYNRVF is encoded by the coding sequence GTGGCGGAGGCGCGGCGCACCGGCAAGCCGGTCGAGGCGACCGCCGCCGGGACCCCGACCGCCACGCTCACCGCCCGCCCGAACGGCGTGGTCGCGCTGACGCAGACCGCCGTGCCCACCCGAACGCGGGTGGACGGGCAGTGGAAGACCCTGGATCCGACGCTGGTCCGCCAACCCGACGGCAGCATCACCGCCGCCGTCACCACCAACCCGATCCGCCTGTCCCCGGGCGGCACCGGCCCTCTCGCCCGGATGTCCAGCGGCACCCGCGCCCTGGCGGTCACCGCGCCGATGGCGCTGCCCGCGCCGACCCTGTCCGGCAGCACCGCCACCTATCCCGAGGTCTTGGCCGGTGTTGACCTCACCGTCACCGTCACCGCCGAGGGCGGCTTCTCCCACGTCTTCGTGGTCAAGAACCGGCGGGCTGCCGCAAACCCGATGCTGGCCGCCCTCGACTTGACCACGAAGGGCGAAAACGTCACACTCGCCGCCGACGCCGCTGGCAACATCACCGGCCGCGACCGCCACGGCACCACCGTCCTCACCGCCCCCGCCCCCACCATGTGGGACTCCGCCGCCAACGGGGCAGCCGGACCGAGCCCGCGCCGCGCGACCAGGTCCAGCCCGGCAGCGCCCGGCCGAGCCGCGGAGACCGCCCGGATCGGCGTGAAAATCGCTCCCGGGAAGCTCACGCTGACCCCGGACCGCGGCCTGCTCACCGACCCGAAGACGGTCTACCCCGTCTTCATCGACCCGACGTTCAACTGGGCGTCGTACGGAGCCGGAAAGGGCGGCTGGGCCACGATCTCCCACCAGCACCCGTCGAGCAACTACTGGAAGAACACCCCCGACCCCAACGACCGGATGCAGGTCGGAAACTCCGGCGTACAACGCTCCAACACGCTGATCAACTTCCCCGTCCCCCACGCCACCCTGACCGGAGCCACGATCAACTCCGCACTCTTCAAGATCACGAACACGTTGTCGTGGAACTGCACCGCCAGGACGGTCAACGTCTACGCCCCCGCCACGGTGCTCGCCTCCGGCAACGCCACCTGGAACTACTGGGAGGGCCAGTCCAAGGGACCTCTGGCCGCTTCGGAGAGCTTCGCGTACGGCTACAGCGGCTGCGCCGCAAAGGCCGTCTCCTTCGATGTCACCGGCCAGATCCGGGCCGACGTGACCGCCAAGAAGGGCACCCGCACACTGTGGATGATCGCTGCCAGCGAGGCCAGCGACACCCACAGCTGGAAGGAGTTCCTCGAGACCAGCCCGACGCTGACGATCGAGTACAACCACAAGCCCAACACCCCGACCGGGCTCAACACCTCGCCGAAGACCACGTGTGCGGGCGGAAGCACCGTCGGTGACAGCTCCGTCTCCCTGTACGCCCCCGTCTCCGACCGCAACGGCGGCACCCTCGGCGTCACCTTCAAGCTGTGGAAGACCTCCGACGCCAGCCAGACCGCGCTCGCCTCGTCCGACCCGAACCTGCTGACCTACGCCTCTGGCAGCACGGCAGTGCTGGTCGTGCCGGTCGCCACGCTGCGCACCGCCGCAAACGGGGCGCTAACCCAGTTCTCGTGGAAGGCACAAGCCACCGACTTCCGCACGCCCAGCGACTGGTCGGCCACCTGCACCTTCCAGTTCGACCCCACCCGTCCCGGCGCGCCGAACGTACCCGAGGTGCCCGACGGCTCAACGACCATCGGCCAGCCCTTCACCGTCGACATCACCAAGGCCGACGGCACGAACCCCAGCGGCTACGTCTACCAACTCAACGCCGGTCCCCCCGTCGACGCCTCCACCACCGATGGCACGGCCACCATCACCATCACCCCGAGCCGATTCACGAACACCCTGACCGTCACCAGCGTCTCCGCAGGCGGCAACATCGGTGACAGCAAGAGCGTCACCTTCAACTCCGCTCCGGCCTCCACCGCTCGGGACGCCGACCTGACCGGCGACGGCGCAGCCGACCTCGTCACCGTCGGTGCCACCCACGGTCTGCCGCCTGGGCTGTGGCTCGCGCCCACCGACAGCGAACAGAGCGCGTTGACCGGAATCAACATCGGCGCGCGGGGCAACGGGGTCACCGAAGACAACTCCCCCGCCGACTTCAACGGCGCCCAGGCCATCACCGGCCACTTCACAGGCACCGGCCTGCAGGACGTCCTCATCTACTACCCCGCCACCGGAAACGGCGGCGTCCTACGCGCCAACGGCGACGGCTCCGTCATCCAGGCCCAACAGAGCGGCAACCAGTTCAGCGTCTCCGGCGATCTGCTCGCCGAAGACGGCGTCCTGCCGCGCCAACTGGCCAATGCCGGAGACATCCGGGGCGCCGCAACCGGCATCCCCGAGCTGATCGGCATCAGCGGCAACACCACCACCGGCCACCACCTCACCTACTACTCCAACTTCTACGCACCCGCCCTCTACGCCAACCCCCAACCCATCGACCAGACCACCCCCACCGGCGGCACCGACTGGGACAACTGGACCATCGCCACCGCCCAGCTCACCGACAGCACCGCGATGTTCCTGTGGAACCGCACCACCGGCGCGCTGCACCTCTGGACCGACCTCGCCTTCGACGGCAACAACATGCTCACCTTCACCCCCCACAAACTGTCCGACACCTGGAACCCCGGCGCCGACCTGACGCTGCGAGCCGCCGACATCGACGGCAGCGGAACCCCGGACCTGTGGACCGTCGGCACCGGTGCCAGCACCACGGCCTGGTTTGTCAGCGCCCTCGCCCCGGGCGCAGCCGGTGCGGCAGGCACCGGCACGATCACGGGCCAGGCGAGCCGAGTGCTCATCACCGCCGACCATGTCTGGCAGCTCAACGACGCCGGCGCCGGCCCGGTCACCACCGCCCGCGACACCGCCGGCACCCTCCACGCCACCGGCAACGCCGGCGTCACCTGGAAGACCGGCGACGCGTTCGACCCCGACGCCGTCTTCAACGGCACCACGGGCACCCTCACCACCCCCACCCCGGCGGTGAACACCACCACCAGCTTCACCCTCTCCGCCTGGGTGAAGCCCTCCGCCCTCGGCGGAACCGTCCTGTCCCAGAACGGCACCAACACGGCCGGCTTCAGGCTCTACACCGACGCCAGTGACAAGTCGTGGCGCTTCGCCATGCCGCGTACCGACGTGGCTGCCCCGACCTGGGACACCGCGAGCGCTGGCGTGAACAGCGCCCGGGTGGGCGTCTGGACGCAGGTGACGGTCAACTTCCAGAAGCCGTCGAACCTGCTGACGATCTACCTGAACGGGGCGAACCTCGGCCGGATCGGCCACAGCACCGTCTGGAACGCGAGCGGTGGGCTGCGCATCGGCAGCCACAAGACCGCCGCATCCTCCTACGGCGGCTGGTTCGCCGGGGAACTAGCCTTCGTGCAGACCTGGAACGAGGCGTGGAGCGTCGCACCGGCGCCCACGGCTCGGCATGCCAACATCGTGGCCACCAAGACGGACGGCTCCCTCTGGTACTACCAGCACACCGGGGCGCCCTCCCAGCCGTACGGCTACGGCAACCTGATCGGTAGCGGGTGGACCATGTTCGACCGGGTGATGACCGGGGATCTCAACAACGACACCTATCCGGACATCGTCGCCACCAAGCCCGACGGCACCCTCTGGTACTACGGCAACACCGCCAACCTGTACCCGGGCCAGCCGTACGGCTACGGGCGCAAGGTCGCTGCGGGGTGGGAGAACCTGCCCAAGACCACGGCCGGCGACGTCAACGGCGACGGGTACGCCGACATGATCAGCATGCGGACCGACGGCAAGCTGATCTGGCACCACAACCGGTGGGCGACCAACTCCGACGCGCCGTTCTACGGCACCGGCGTCGAGATCGGTGCCAACTGGACCGTGTTCAATCGGATCATGGCCGGGGACGTCAACGGCGACGGTTTTGCTGACATGATCGCCACCAAGTCCGACGGCACCCTCTGGTACTACCAGAACGCCTACGCGACCAATCCGAGCTGGCCGTTCAGCGGCGGAGTCCAGATCGGCACCGGCTGGAACGGCTACACCCGGATCGTGCCGGGCGACGTGAGCGGCGACGGGCACGTCGATCTCATCGCCACCAAGTCCGACGGCACCCTCTGGTATTTCGGCAACAACATCAACACCAGCAGCAACGGCAATCCGTACGGAAGCGGCCGGCTCATCGGCACCGGCTGGAACGCGTACAACCGGGTCTTCTAG